A region from the Panicum hallii strain FIL2 chromosome 1, PHallii_v3.1, whole genome shotgun sequence genome encodes:
- the LOC112901504 gene encoding bidirectional sugar transporter SWEET4 → MVSPDTIRTAIGVIGNGTALVLFLSPVPTFIRIWKKGSVEQYSPVPYVATLLNCMMWVLYGLPMVHPHSMLVITINGTGMAIELTYVTLFLLYSTGAARRKVFLLLAAEVAFVCAVAALVLSLAHTHERRSMVVGILCVLFGTGMYAAPLSVMKMVIQTKSVEYMPLFLSLASLVNGICWTAYALIRFDLYITIPNGLGVLFAVAQVVLYAIYYKSTQEIMEARKRKADQVAMTEIVVDGKENSHAGAGHY, encoded by the exons ATGGTCTCCCCGGACACCATCCGCACTGCCATCGGCGTCATCG GCAATGGAACTGCCCTGGTGCTCTTTCTGTCCCCAGT GCCGACGTTTATCCGCATCTGGAAGAAGGGGTCCGTGGAGCAGTACTCGCCGGTGCCGTACGTGGCGACCCTGCTCAACTGCATGATGTGGGTGCTGTACGGCCTGCCGATGGTGCACCCCCACAGCATGCTCGTCATCACCATCAACGGCACCGGCATGGCCATCGAGCTCACCTACGTCACGCTCTTCCTCCTCTACTCCACGGGGGCCGCCCGCCGCAAggtcttcctcctcctcgccgccgaggTCGCCTTCGTCTGCGCTGTCGCGGCGCTGGTGCTCAGCCTGGCGCACACGCACGAGCGGAGGTCCATGGTCGTCGGCATCCTCTGCGTCCTCTTCGGCACCGGCATGTACGCGGCGCCGCTCTCCGTCATG AAAATGGTGATCCAGACGAAGAGTGTGGAGTACATGCCCCTGTTCCTGTCCCTGGCCTCTCTCGTGAACGGTATCTGCTGGACTGCATACGCCCTCATCCGCTTCGACCTCTACATCACC ATCCCCAACGGGCTGGGGGTGCTGTTCGCCGTGGCGCAGGTGGTCCTGTACGCCATCTACTACAAGTCCACTCAGGAGATCATGGAAGCCCGAAAGCGCAAGGCGGACCAGGTCGCCATGACCGAGATCGTCGTCGACGGTAAAGAAAACAGccacgccggcgccggccacTACTGA